A window of the Mucilaginibacter sp. cycad4 genome harbors these coding sequences:
- a CDS encoding glycoside hydrolase family 76 protein, protein MYRKFIIIVVAAVVSGISLPVAAQKSLRNTYQVRADSMFQNIWKRYRVYSQKGLFLENYPSGKGDSLNYFQGDAVKEKAVSFLWPFSGMFSATNVLMRVPGLKDKYTLYEDSLVTGIEQYRDTSRKPAGYQAYPVKFEKADRYYDDNGLVGIDYMESYFNTKKPIYLQRAKDVFKFIISGWNDDVGGGITWLEGHNDQKPACSNGMAALTALKIYEGCHELYYLQQGERIYNWMYRSLRDSTTGMISNDIKLSGDQNHTFWSYNTGSMIEAAVLLYRFTGRQRYLQQAKALASVSYKYYEGLPHDKRLILKIDVPWFIAVLFRGYEALRKVDGNNKYIAAIEHDLNYAWNNSKDKFGLTTHSWLPKPGELVKPKWLLDEACIAEMYARLSLAR, encoded by the coding sequence ATGTATCGAAAATTTATAATTATCGTCGTTGCGGCGGTAGTATCGGGGATTTCATTGCCCGTTGCAGCACAGAAAAGCCTTCGCAATACTTATCAGGTGCGTGCCGACAGTATGTTTCAAAATATATGGAAGCGATACCGTGTTTATTCGCAAAAGGGTTTATTCCTGGAAAACTATCCGTCGGGAAAGGGTGATTCGCTCAATTATTTCCAGGGCGATGCGGTAAAAGAAAAAGCGGTGAGTTTCTTATGGCCCTTTTCGGGTATGTTCTCGGCAACCAATGTACTTATGCGCGTTCCGGGCCTTAAAGATAAATACACATTATACGAGGATAGCCTGGTAACCGGAATAGAGCAATATAGGGATACCTCAAGAAAGCCGGCCGGATACCAGGCATACCCGGTTAAATTTGAAAAGGCCGACCGGTATTATGATGACAACGGGTTGGTGGGCATTGATTATATGGAGAGTTATTTCAACACCAAAAAACCTATATATCTGCAACGGGCTAAAGACGTTTTTAAATTCATCATAAGCGGATGGAACGACGATGTTGGTGGAGGAATTACCTGGCTCGAAGGGCATAACGATCAAAAGCCCGCCTGCAGTAACGGAATGGCCGCGCTCACCGCGTTAAAGATCTATGAGGGCTGCCATGAGCTATATTACCTGCAACAAGGCGAAAGAATTTATAACTGGATGTATCGCTCGTTACGTGACAGCACAACCGGAATGATCAGCAATGATATTAAACTTAGTGGAGATCAAAACCATACCTTTTGGAGCTATAACACAGGATCGATGATTGAGGCGGCAGTACTACTTTACCGGTTTACCGGCAGGCAACGCTATTTGCAACAGGCTAAAGCTTTGGCATCCGTAAGTTATAAATACTACGAAGGTTTACCGCATGATAAGCGGTTAATACTTAAAATAGATGTTCCATGGTTTATTGCTGTGCTGTTTCGGGGGTATGAGGCCCTGCGTAAGGTGGATGGAAATAATAAATATATAGCCGCCATTGAACATGATCTGAATTATGCCTGGAACAACTCGAAAGATAAATTTGGTTTGACCACACATAGCTGGCTGCCGAAACCCGGCGAGTTGGTCAAGCCTAAATGGCTTTTGGATGAGGCCTGTATTGCCGAAATGTATGCCCGGTTAAGTTTGGCGCGCTGA
- a CDS encoding RagB/SusD family nutrient uptake outer membrane protein, producing MKNTIIKCSTVILTVTLLFSSSCKKYLDQVPNDRITIEQVFQKKGPSEQYLANIYSYVDDLSEQWTQNPWLGNADEVDITWSKYTIYDLNIGNIGPSNAIFDRWSYYYNGIRSATYFLNHIDGNAEILALNGQQLIDQYKAEARFLRAYFYFLLMRQYGPVVLVGEKEIPADATADAMQLPRSPYDDCVSYVSSELDKAAAVLPRVASNNGQASDVQAGRATIGMALAVKARMLLYAASPLYNGNIEYASFKGSDGKPLINQTYDLQKWKKAADAAKAVIDLGLYQLYKDGSGDPAKSYQGIFLQQWNSEQIFNRKSNSLPTWDTHCMPRQAGGWDGIGVTQEQVDAYFMKDGKPITESSLYSETGFTNVNGVQVYNMYINREPRFYASVTYNNAVFQGGNMQSAAPISFFVSGPNSKNGHPTDFTKTGYLVRKNVGTQTNAGSGGNGAQQARPLVLFRLGEVYLNYAEALNEYSPGDADIVKYLNLIRERAGVPQYGTTDLPIPPSQADMRTRIRQERRVELAFESLRWFDIRRWKIAAQVMGDVHGMNMNKDGNDFYKRTVVSNHLFRSPASYWFPISQYDMDRSKLVVQNPGW from the coding sequence ATGAAAAATACTATCATAAAGTGCAGCACTGTAATACTAACAGTAACCCTGCTGTTTAGCAGCAGCTGTAAAAAATACCTGGACCAGGTGCCTAATGACAGGATCACCATCGAACAGGTATTTCAAAAGAAAGGCCCTTCCGAGCAATACCTCGCTAATATTTACAGTTACGTAGATGACCTATCCGAACAATGGACACAAAACCCATGGCTCGGTAATGCCGACGAGGTGGATATAACCTGGTCTAAATACACCATTTACGATCTCAACATCGGTAACATAGGCCCGAGCAACGCTATATTCGATAGGTGGAGCTACTATTACAATGGCATCCGTTCGGCCACCTACTTTTTAAACCACATTGATGGCAACGCCGAAATTCTGGCATTGAACGGACAGCAGTTAATTGATCAGTACAAAGCCGAAGCCCGCTTTTTGCGCGCATATTTTTATTTTCTGCTGATGCGCCAGTATGGCCCGGTAGTTTTGGTTGGAGAAAAAGAGATCCCTGCCGATGCCACAGCCGATGCCATGCAGTTACCCCGAAGCCCTTATGATGATTGCGTAAGCTATGTAAGCAGTGAGTTGGATAAAGCCGCGGCTGTATTACCACGGGTTGCATCTAATAACGGCCAGGCCAGCGATGTCCAGGCCGGGCGAGCGACAATTGGGATGGCTTTGGCTGTAAAAGCGAGAATGTTGCTTTATGCTGCAAGTCCGTTGTATAATGGCAATATCGAATATGCATCGTTTAAAGGATCGGATGGAAAACCGTTAATCAATCAAACCTATGATTTGCAGAAATGGAAAAAAGCTGCCGATGCCGCCAAGGCAGTTATCGATTTAGGGTTATATCAACTATATAAAGACGGCAGCGGCGATCCTGCAAAATCCTACCAGGGTATTTTCTTACAACAATGGAATTCAGAACAGATCTTCAACCGTAAATCAAACAGCTTACCTACCTGGGATACCCACTGTATGCCGCGCCAGGCCGGAGGCTGGGATGGCATTGGTGTAACGCAGGAACAGGTTGACGCTTACTTCATGAAAGATGGCAAACCAATTACCGAATCATCTTTATACTCCGAAACAGGTTTTACCAACGTAAACGGCGTACAGGTTTATAATATGTATATCAACCGCGAGCCAAGGTTTTACGCGTCGGTAACTTATAATAATGCTGTTTTCCAGGGAGGGAATATGCAGTCGGCAGCACCTATCAGCTTTTTTGTGAGCGGGCCTAACAGCAAAAACGGCCACCCTACTGATTTTACCAAAACCGGCTACCTGGTGCGTAAAAATGTGGGCACGCAAACCAACGCTGGCTCAGGCGGTAATGGTGCGCAGCAAGCTCGCCCGCTGGTTTTGTTCAGATTGGGCGAGGTTTATTTAAATTATGCCGAGGCCTTGAACGAATATAGCCCTGGTGATGCCGATATCGTAAAATACTTAAATCTGATCAGGGAGCGGGCCGGTGTACCGCAATATGGCACTACCGATCTGCCCATACCGCCAAGCCAGGCAGATATGCGTACGCGTATCCGCCAGGAACGCCGGGTTGAGCTGGCTTTCGAATCGCTAAGGTGGTTTGATATCCGCCGCTGGAAAATTGCAGCACAGGTAATGGGCGATGTACATGGTATGAACATGAACAAGGATGGCAACGACTTTTATAAACGTACGGTTGTAAGTAATCACCTGTTCAGGTCGCCGGCCTCCTATTGGTTCCCGATAAGCCAGTACGATATGGACCGTTCAAAACTGGTTGTTCAAAACCCCGGATGGTAA
- a CDS encoding glycoside hydrolase family 76 protein, whose protein sequence is MKTKLFQKLIPAYVMLALGFAACKKENAALHTKSGITDAGEKVKTASTSSAYYIKAGETHNFVYGNILTSYNSYRVNTTTSTGTAYEWYNVSQIYADAAMVKIGNTAYAPYMNNTFAWMNNMWNGSNPNGGYFAAANINGTGAAGDQYVDDNALSGVAYLDAYDVTTGTTQINYLNAAKACANWLMNSGQWDNTYGGGFWWNTVKESKPTQSNGLAMQLFLRLYQITGQTFYRDWSVSVKNWLLANMFDSATGLYIWKIDGSGAGTKHFEKFTYDNAIMTEAFLLYAQIMADNSFVTKAQNLGIAMNTTLWNSTYHVYRFNTADGRVNPAWCVWGSQAMIRLYQRDGNTAWLDYAQQNIDYINSKLRNATNLGYYTFCNFDGSGLDTRQEGVDQAWMQRTQALLSDYR, encoded by the coding sequence ATGAAAACTAAATTATTCCAAAAATTAATTCCGGCATACGTGATGCTGGCACTTGGCTTCGCGGCCTGTAAAAAAGAAAACGCTGCGTTACATACTAAAAGTGGCATTACTGATGCGGGCGAAAAAGTAAAAACGGCAAGCACGAGCTCTGCCTACTATATCAAGGCGGGTGAAACCCACAATTTTGTATATGGGAACATCCTTACCAGTTATAACAGTTACCGGGTTAACACCACAACATCTACCGGAACTGCGTACGAGTGGTATAACGTAAGCCAGATCTATGCGGATGCCGCGATGGTGAAGATTGGGAACACGGCTTATGCGCCCTATATGAACAATACTTTTGCATGGATGAACAATATGTGGAACGGCAGTAACCCCAACGGAGGATACTTTGCCGCAGCCAATATAAACGGCACGGGTGCTGCAGGTGATCAATATGTAGATGATAATGCATTAAGTGGCGTTGCCTACCTGGATGCCTACGATGTAACAACAGGTACTACACAAATCAATTACCTGAACGCGGCTAAGGCGTGTGCTAACTGGCTGATGAACAGTGGGCAATGGGATAATACCTACGGCGGCGGCTTTTGGTGGAACACCGTTAAAGAAAGTAAGCCCACCCAATCCAACGGCCTGGCCATGCAGTTGTTTTTACGCTTATACCAAATCACCGGGCAAACCTTTTATCGTGATTGGTCGGTGTCTGTTAAAAACTGGCTTTTGGCTAATATGTTCGATTCGGCTACGGGTTTGTACATCTGGAAAATTGACGGCAGCGGAGCCGGGACCAAGCATTTTGAGAAATTTACCTATGATAACGCGATCATGACAGAGGCTTTCCTGTTATATGCACAGATCATGGCCGATAACAGTTTTGTAACCAAGGCCCAGAATTTAGGTATTGCCATGAACACTACATTATGGAACAGCACTTATCATGTTTACAGGTTTAACACTGCCGATGGGCGGGTAAACCCGGCATGGTGTGTTTGGGGCTCGCAGGCTATGATCAGGCTTTACCAGCGTGATGGTAATACCGCCTGGTTGGATTACGCGCAGCAAAATATAGATTATATTAATTCCAAACTGCGGAATGCCACCAATCTTGGCTACTATACCTTCTGCAATTTTGACGGAAGCGGGCTTGATACACGGCAGGAAGGTGTTGATCAGGCCTGGATGCAAAGAACGCAGGCTTTGTTGTCTGATTACAGATAG
- a CDS encoding BT_3987 domain-containing protein, with protein MKIQHILKFMGLVALVQSTVLSGCKDNVVLPYQPIDSYNQIYMPEAVNGPVVKTLKITDSVQTLIYGANYGGQGYPGSDISVNFAVNKALADSFNVANNTSYPLLPEGSYTLSANSAVIPKGKVSTAPLTISLKTNGTGAMDALKTYILPVSISGNPVKVREALRTTFFILKAQPDFNDYANYDRANWAIIGFSSQEANGEGPNNGRAIFALDGNTSTFWHTQWSGASPGPPHYIIIDMKEAKTLHGVSFVGRQADGGGKPNEVNIQVSPDNTIWTDAGTFNLLNNKDLQKQFLPNGFKSARYIKVIVNSAYNASYTQVAEFNAF; from the coding sequence ATGAAAATTCAACATATTTTAAAGTTCATGGGCCTGGTGGCCCTTGTTCAAAGTACCGTTTTATCGGGCTGTAAGGATAATGTAGTTTTACCTTACCAGCCCATAGACAGCTATAACCAAATTTACATGCCCGAGGCCGTAAATGGCCCGGTAGTGAAAACACTAAAAATAACCGATAGTGTGCAAACCCTTATTTATGGGGCCAATTATGGCGGCCAGGGATATCCGGGCAGCGACATCTCCGTTAACTTCGCGGTTAATAAAGCGCTGGCCGATAGTTTTAACGTGGCCAATAATACCAGCTACCCGCTTTTGCCCGAAGGCAGTTATACGCTATCGGCAAATTCGGCGGTTATTCCGAAGGGCAAGGTAAGTACAGCACCTTTAACCATTAGCCTAAAAACCAATGGAACAGGCGCAATGGACGCTTTAAAAACTTATATTTTACCCGTAAGTATTAGCGGTAACCCGGTAAAAGTGCGCGAAGCTTTACGTACTACTTTCTTTATCCTTAAAGCCCAGCCCGATTTTAACGATTATGCAAATTATGATCGTGCTAACTGGGCTATTATAGGCTTTTCCTCGCAGGAGGCTAATGGCGAAGGGCCCAACAACGGACGGGCTATATTTGCACTGGACGGCAATACCTCAACTTTTTGGCATACGCAATGGTCTGGCGCTTCGCCGGGGCCACCGCATTATATCATCATTGATATGAAGGAAGCTAAAACCCTCCACGGCGTATCGTTTGTTGGCCGCCAGGCCGACGGAGGTGGTAAGCCTAATGAGGTTAATATCCAGGTAAGCCCCGATAATACTATATGGACAGATGCCGGCACATTCAACTTACTGAATAACAAAGACCTGCAAAAGCAGTTTTTGCCCAACGGGTTTAAAAGCGCCAGGTACATCAAGGTAATCGTTAATTCGGCATACAACGCCTCCTACACACAAGTGGCCGAGTTTAACGCTTTCTAA
- a CDS encoding SusC/RagA family TonB-linked outer membrane protein yields MKLTFVLLLVALLHVSAATYSQNISLKVKDVSLLDVFKQLHRQSGVEFVYDNKMLKEAKHVSINAVNEPLSAVLDRCFSQQPITYEIIENMIIIKQRPVDNTADSKSLAVTVTGKVTDEKGIPLAGVTVKLKDGPASTSTRKDGSYSVKLPDGNSTLVFTFIGFATQEVPVNNKHEINVVLKETATGLNDVVVVAYGQQKKVSLIGAISTIKAEELKQPVANLSDLIAGRVAGVIGVQRSGQPGYDNAEIYIRGIATFTSSSPLVLVDGVERDLANVDPEDIASFSILKDASATAVYGVRGANGVIIIQTKKGKPGKATINAQYDQGVTQFTRIPKFADGVTYMQMANEAYKSSNPNDPLPKYSDDRIQKTASGADPDLYPNVDWFKTLFNKFGQNRRARVNANGGSENAQYYLSVGYYNENGLYKTDQLANYNSAIKFDRYNFTSNLTLNVTKTTKVDFGASGWISNGNYPGNSVDAIWGSAYVMPPIVIPPVYSNGLHSQIRTGDVLNPYNLLTQSGYVNEFRSQLWSNIRVTQDLGKLLKGLSATAMYSFDNYNTHIISRTKTVDGYLATGRDDKSNLLLDKTSIGTSFLGYNRSNGGTRQFYTEAAVNYNNTFGKHAVTGLILYNQSDREDAFANDFISSIPYRYMGLAGRATYAYNNKYLAEANFGYNGSETFAPDHRFGFFPSFGLGWVISEESFFKPLANTFQFLKLRYSYGVVGNSNIGGRRFAYISTVGGGNGNYSYGQNGTDQSLNGLDIGDYAVSVTWEKAKKQNLGIEFKMLDNAISLTADVFQENRTGIFRQRGDVPTYTGIRTLPYANLGEVHNRGIDATLDINKRIGANWVAAFRGNFTWNRAKVINDANAPWPYPWQQRIGRKLGQRFGYTDLGLFQSDADVANSPYQTGTNKPGDIKYKDLNGDGKIDNFDQGPIGYGSIPEIVYGFGPTISYKGFSIAGWFKGISNVDVSLNGDGLQPFSQGGERGNLLAQITDRWTPNSTNPRPFYPRLTYGNDNMNYANSTWWVKNGAFMRLQTLQLSYDFAGAKWLRSVGMSNFNIYFIGYNLWTVSGFKLWDVELGDGRGAQYPLLKTYNMGIKCTFK; encoded by the coding sequence ATGAAGCTCACGTTTGTTTTATTGCTGGTTGCCTTACTCCATGTAAGCGCGGCCACCTATTCGCAAAACATCAGTTTAAAGGTAAAAGATGTTTCACTTTTAGATGTGTTTAAGCAACTGCACCGGCAAAGCGGTGTTGAGTTTGTGTACGATAACAAAATGCTGAAAGAGGCAAAACACGTGAGTATCAACGCCGTAAACGAGCCTTTATCTGCCGTGCTCGACAGGTGTTTTTCGCAGCAGCCCATCACCTACGAGATCATCGAGAATATGATTATTATTAAACAACGACCTGTCGATAACACGGCGGATAGTAAGTCGTTAGCCGTAACGGTAACAGGTAAAGTTACCGACGAGAAGGGCATTCCCCTCGCCGGTGTAACCGTAAAGCTAAAAGACGGCCCCGCAAGTACATCAACCCGTAAAGATGGCTCGTACTCGGTAAAACTACCCGATGGTAATAGTACGCTGGTGTTCACATTTATTGGCTTCGCCACGCAGGAAGTACCTGTAAATAATAAACATGAGATCAATGTTGTGCTGAAGGAAACAGCTACCGGGTTAAATGATGTGGTAGTAGTAGCCTATGGCCAACAAAAAAAGGTAAGCCTGATAGGGGCCATAAGCACGATAAAAGCGGAGGAACTAAAACAACCTGTTGCCAACCTTTCAGATCTGATTGCCGGTCGTGTAGCCGGTGTTATCGGTGTACAGCGCAGCGGCCAACCGGGATATGATAATGCGGAGATCTACATCCGTGGTATCGCTACTTTTACCAGCAGCAGTCCGCTTGTATTGGTTGATGGTGTTGAAAGGGACCTCGCTAACGTAGATCCGGAGGATATAGCCAGTTTCAGTATTTTGAAAGATGCTTCGGCTACAGCAGTTTATGGTGTGCGGGGGGCCAACGGCGTTATCATTATTCAAACAAAAAAAGGTAAACCAGGCAAAGCTACCATTAACGCGCAGTATGACCAGGGTGTAACCCAGTTTACCCGCATCCCTAAATTTGCCGATGGTGTTACCTATATGCAAATGGCTAATGAAGCCTATAAAAGCAGTAACCCTAATGATCCCCTGCCTAAATACAGTGACGATCGTATCCAGAAAACAGCCAGTGGCGCTGATCCCGACCTTTATCCTAATGTTGACTGGTTTAAAACCCTGTTTAACAAATTCGGCCAGAACCGCCGGGCAAGGGTCAACGCTAACGGCGGGTCAGAAAACGCGCAGTATTATTTATCTGTTGGATATTATAACGAGAACGGCTTATATAAAACAGATCAGCTGGCTAATTATAATTCGGCCATTAAGTTCGACAGGTATAATTTTACATCTAACCTAACCCTTAATGTTACCAAAACCACCAAGGTTGATTTCGGTGCCTCCGGTTGGATAAGCAACGGTAACTACCCTGGCAATTCGGTTGATGCCATCTGGGGTTCGGCATATGTGATGCCCCCTATTGTGATCCCTCCGGTTTATTCTAATGGCCTGCATTCACAGATCCGTACCGGCGATGTGTTGAACCCCTACAACCTGCTTACACAAAGCGGCTATGTCAATGAATTCAGGAGCCAGTTATGGAGTAACATTCGGGTAACCCAGGATCTGGGTAAGCTATTGAAGGGCCTCTCGGCAACAGCCATGTACTCGTTTGATAACTATAATACGCATATCATAAGCCGCACAAAAACGGTTGACGGGTACCTGGCTACCGGTCGGGATGATAAAAGCAACCTGCTCCTGGATAAAACCTCCATCGGCACCAGCTTTTTGGGTTATAACCGCTCAAATGGAGGCACGCGCCAATTTTACACTGAAGCGGCCGTTAATTACAATAATACATTTGGAAAACATGCGGTTACCGGGCTGATCCTCTACAATCAATCAGACAGGGAAGATGCCTTTGCCAATGATTTCATCAGCTCTATCCCCTACCGTTATATGGGGCTTGCAGGCAGGGCCACCTATGCCTACAATAATAAATACCTGGCTGAGGCTAACTTTGGCTATAACGGCTCCGAAACCTTCGCTCCTGATCATCGCTTTGGTTTCTTCCCTTCATTTGGTTTAGGATGGGTAATTTCTGAAGAATCATTTTTTAAGCCGTTGGCCAATACCTTCCAGTTTTTAAAACTGAGATATTCGTACGGTGTGGTGGGTAACAGTAATATCGGCGGCCGCAGGTTTGCTTATATCTCAACTGTTGGCGGCGGTAACGGCAACTACTCATACGGCCAAAATGGTACCGACCAAAGCCTGAACGGCCTTGATATCGGCGATTATGCCGTGAGCGTAACCTGGGAAAAGGCAAAAAAACAAAACCTGGGTATTGAGTTTAAAATGCTCGATAACGCGATTTCATTAACTGCCGATGTTTTCCAGGAAAACCGCACCGGCATTTTCAGGCAGCGCGGCGATGTGCCCACCTATACCGGGATCCGCACGCTCCCCTATGCCAACCTTGGCGAAGTGCATAACCGTGGCATCGATGCTACATTGGATATCAACAAACGGATTGGCGCCAACTGGGTAGCAGCCTTCAGGGGCAACTTTACCTGGAACAGGGCTAAAGTAATTAATGATGCCAACGCCCCCTGGCCATACCCATGGCAACAACGCATTGGGCGTAAACTTGGCCAGCGTTTTGGCTATACTGATCTGGGCTTGTTTCAGAGCGATGCCGATGTAGCCAACAGCCCTTACCAAACCGGCACGAACAAGCCGGGCGATATCAAATACAAAGACCTGAACGGCGACGGCAAGATCGATAATTTTGATCAGGGCCCTATCGGTTACGGCAGCATCCCGGAAATTGTTTATGGTTTTGGCCCTACCATAAGCTATAAAGGTTTCTCTATAGCGGGCTGGTTTAAAGGCATTAGCAATGTTGATGTATCCTTGAACGGAGATGGGCTGCAACCCTTTAGCCAGGGTGGCGAACGTGGCAACCTGCTTGCCCAAATCACCGACAGATGGACCCCTAACAGCACCAATCCCCGCCCGTTTTACCCGCGCCTAACTTACGGTAATGATAACATGAACTACGCCAACAGCACCTGGTGGGTTAAAAACGGCGCGTTTATGCGCCTGCAAACCCTGCAGCTTAGCTATGATTTTGCCGGCGCAAAATGGCTCCGTTCGGTAGGCATGTCAAACTTCAACATTTATTTTATCGGCTACAATTTATGGACGGTAAGTGGTTTTAAGCTTTGGGACGTAGAGCTTGGCGATGGTCGCGGCGCGCAATACCCGCTGTTAAAAACTTATAATATGGGCATCAAATGCACCTTTAAATAA
- a CDS encoding RICIN domain-containing protein: MKKKHLTTNNPMRLFLPLAAGLALTLSACKKNDFVKVNTDQPTGQKLGTHNVVNPGNADVAFNAYNNAFLVNSGGQTYYKKSISDGTADGTWVASLDILVAEDAYERTGSAAHKTLVNNLCATWLQNTPVPWTWDGWNDDIGWFSLALVRGYQITNNSNFLTQAKYGFDMAYARGWDTQYNGGGIWEQQPDKTPAGEPINKQALSNNSLGKVACYIYQSTHDQNYLDKAIQIYDWVWHHIYNSTTGQVYAGIDRNNVVDTGSAVYNQGTFVDYANLLYQITGNVNYYNDAKRSIDYVKNNMTTNGVITNNAGYLNTWGDEFARGLGHFVRDNRMWSTYYAWMVQNANAIWTNRRTDYNITWNGWNQATPTDNTLTTSKFASAVAWLQYTPGAQPDEIAGMHYIVSNQNGVAVDNNNTSTNGAGIVQWGLNHGQTQKWNFTQNEDSSWNIVSQMSWLALDVPGGAATNGLQLDQWTPTRANNQRWWVDKQSDGTFKIWSQATSGALDNSSSSVNGYKLVQWGWNGGAQQRWLLQ; the protein is encoded by the coding sequence ATGAAGAAGAAACACCTGACAACCAACAACCCTATGCGGCTTTTTTTGCCCCTTGCCGCCGGCCTGGCGTTAACATTATCGGCCTGTAAAAAGAACGATTTTGTAAAAGTCAATACCGATCAACCGACAGGTCAAAAACTGGGCACTCACAATGTAGTGAACCCCGGCAATGCCGATGTGGCTTTTAACGCCTACAATAATGCCTTTCTGGTAAACTCCGGGGGGCAAACGTATTACAAAAAATCTATCAGCGACGGTACTGCCGATGGCACCTGGGTAGCCTCGCTGGATATTTTGGTGGCCGAAGATGCCTACGAGCGCACAGGCAGCGCAGCACACAAAACATTGGTGAACAACCTCTGCGCCACCTGGCTGCAAAATACACCCGTACCCTGGACCTGGGACGGATGGAACGATGACATCGGCTGGTTTTCGCTGGCGCTGGTCCGCGGCTACCAGATCACCAATAATTCCAACTTTTTAACGCAGGCCAAATACGGCTTCGATATGGCCTATGCCCGTGGCTGGGACACACAGTACAACGGCGGAGGTATCTGGGAGCAACAACCCGATAAAACCCCGGCCGGCGAACCGATCAACAAACAAGCGCTATCCAACAACAGCCTCGGTAAGGTGGCCTGCTACATTTATCAAAGCACACATGATCAAAATTATCTGGATAAGGCCATCCAGATCTACGATTGGGTTTGGCATCACATTTACAACTCTACCACCGGCCAGGTTTACGCCGGAATAGATCGTAATAATGTAGTTGATACAGGATCGGCAGTGTATAACCAGGGTACTTTTGTTGATTACGCCAACTTACTTTACCAGATAACCGGGAACGTAAATTATTACAACGATGCCAAACGATCAATTGATTATGTAAAAAACAACATGACCACCAATGGTGTCATTACCAATAACGCCGGTTACCTTAATACCTGGGGTGATGAATTTGCACGCGGGTTAGGCCATTTTGTAAGGGATAACCGTATGTGGAGTACCTATTACGCATGGATGGTACAAAATGCCAACGCCATCTGGACCAACCGCCGCACCGATTATAACATCACCTGGAACGGCTGGAACCAGGCTACACCTACCGATAATACTTTAACCACCAGCAAATTTGCCAGCGCGGTGGCATGGCTGCAATATACCCCCGGCGCACAACCCGACGAAATTGCCGGTATGCATTACATTGTAAGCAACCAAAACGGTGTAGCGGTTGATAACAACAATACCAGTACCAACGGCGCAGGTATTGTGCAATGGGGCTTAAACCACGGGCAAACTCAAAAATGGAATTTCACCCAGAATGAGGATAGCTCATGGAATATTGTAAGCCAAATGAGCTGGCTGGCGCTGGATGTTCCGGGCGGTGCTGCAACCAACGGCTTGCAACTGGATCAATGGACACCCACCCGTGCTAATAATCAACGCTGGTGGGTCGACAAGCAATCTGATGGTACCTTCAAAATCTGGAGCCAGGCTACCAGCGGAGCTTTGGATAATTCAAGCTCATCTGTAAATGGCTACAAGCTTGTGCAATGGGGATGGAATGGCGGTGCGCAGCAACGCTGGCTATTGCAGTAA